One stretch of Hemibagrus wyckioides isolate EC202008001 linkage group LG01, SWU_Hwy_1.0, whole genome shotgun sequence DNA includes these proteins:
- the ccka gene encoding cholecystokinin a, whose amino-acid sequence MNTGISVLVLLVALSSSGCFSHPTRVVEEGQLDGGSVDEHTRHTRAVPPSGQLNLLSKTQEENVEEDAVHRLNELLARLISRKGSYRRSPSLNSRSNHRIKDRDYLGWMDFGRRSAEEYEYSS is encoded by the exons ATGAACACTGGAATCTCTGTGCTAGTGCTGCTGGTGGCTCTCTCCAGCAGCGGCTGCTTCTCTCACCCCACACGTGTAGTGGAAGAAGGGCAGTTGGATGGAGGGTCTGTAGATGAACACACACGCCACACCCGAGCAGTGCCCCCCAGTGGCCAGCTCAACTTACTGTCTAAAACACAAGAAGAGAATGTGGAGGAGGATGCCGTGCACAGGCTGAATGAACTGCTGGCCAGACTCATTTCCAGAAAAG GTTCATATCGCAGGAGCCCGTCCCTCAACAGCAGGTCCAACCACAGAATAAAGGACAGAGACTACCTGGGCTGGATGGATTTTGGACGCCGGAGCGCTGAGGAGTATGAATACTCTTCGTAA